The nucleotide sequence GCCGCTTTACCGATAGATTCGATCTTACCCATTTCATTTAAATTTATTCCGGAACAAGATGAAGAAGATATTGAAAATCCTTACCAACCTCAAATTTTCGATGAAGATTCGGGTTACCCTCTTTTAAGAAATTTTCCGATTTTGCCTGAAACAGAGTTTACCCCCGCTGACATAGGAAAAACTTGGGAAGGAAAATGTACCGTAGTAGTAAGACCCAAGCCTGAAAAAACCGCTGTAAGGATTCCGGTGAATGCAGGTTTTAAATATAAGGGAAAAACCAGTTTAAACGGTCAAAGCGTTCATCATGTAGAAGCAGCCTTCGGACTCCGCTACAAACACTCGGACATGATGGGCGATGATGAACTTATGAGCTCGGAAGGAGGAAGAAAAACAGACATCTACCTTGATGATATAAATAGACCCGTTTTAATACGCGAAAAAATAGATGAAGAGTTTTTTTATGCAGACGGAAAAAAAATAAAACACCGAGGTTTTTTGCTTCATTTTTATTCTTACACGGGAAGAGCCCTTGCACAAGGCGGCCCTTCACAAGAAGCTGCCTCAAAAAAAACACCCTCACAAGAAAATCCTTTGCAAAAAGAAAAAACCGAAATCAAACCCAATAAAGATTTTGAAGTAGCTAAAACAAAACGGGGTACAATGCTGAGGCTTAAAAATCTTCAATTTGAACCTGATAAGGCTGTTCTTTTAAAAGGAGAAGAAGCAAAGCTTGATGAGATAGCAAAGATTTTAAAAAAATCGGAAAGCGAATTCTTTTTTGTGGAAGGTCATACAGCCGATGTCGGTAAGCCGGAAGAAGAAAAAATTCTATCCCAAGAAAGGGCTAAGACCGTCATCGAAAAACTTGTAAAGAGGGGCATACCGGCCGAAAAGTTTATTTATCAAGGTGCCGGCGGAATAAAGCCCATTGCCCCAAACGGCACCGAAGAAGGACGCGCCCAAAATAGACGCGTCGAGATTACTATTATAGGCTAAGGAAAACCTCTAAAAAGCTGAAGTTTTTAGAGGTTTTATATCAGCTAAAGCTTTCTGGGCTTTGTCATGTTTTCGGGTTTTAAAACCTCATCCAATTTTTCTTTTGAAAGAAGTCCTCTTTCCAAAACGAGCTCGTAGACACTGCGGTTATCGCGCAAGGCCGTCTTTGCAATGTCTGAGGAAGCCTCATAACCGATGACGGGATTTAAGGCTGTAACCAAACCGATGCTTCGGTGAACGCTCTCCTTACAATGTTCATAGTTTCCTACAATACCCGTAACACATCTTTCTCTCAAAGTCCTCATTGCATTTATAAGAAGCTTAATCGACTCAAAGATAGAATAAATCATAACGGGTTCAAAAACGTTGAGTTCAAGCTGGCCTGATTCTGCAGCCAAGATAACAGCCGTATCGTTTCCGATAACCCTGTAGCAAACCTGATTGACAACCTCAGGAATAACGGGGTTTACCTTTCCGGGCATGATAGAAGAACCGGGCTGCATCGGAGGAAGGCTTATATCGTAAAGTCCTGTTCGGGGGCCCGAAGAAAGAAGGCGTAAATCGCTGCATATCTTTGAAAGCTTTGCAGAAAGGCGCTTTAATTGTGAAGAATATGTTACAAAGTCGGAGGTATCGTTCGTGGCAGCTATCATGTTCTTTGCAGCCTTTAGATCAAGCCCCGAAATCTTTGCCAAATGAGAGGTTACTTTCGGTGTATAGTTAGGATCCGAGTTGATACCGGTTCCGATTGCGGTAGCTCCCATGTTTATGGTGTGAAGATTTTCCCTTGCAAACTGAATCTGAGGAATTTCGTTTTCCAAAGAAGCGGCATAGGATTCAAATTCTTGGCCGAGGGTCATGGGTACGGCATCTTGAAGCTGGGTTCTTCCCATCTTGATATTGTCGCCAAGTTCTTGGGCCTTTTTTCTAAAAGAAGCAACAAGGGATTTTAGCTCATCTATAAGAGCCGGTGTATTTAACGAGATACCGAGCTTTGCAGCTGTAGGATAAGCGTCGTTTGTAGATTGAGCAAAGTTTACGTGATTATTGGGATGGCATGGCGAATAAGTCCCCTTAGCCTTTCCTAAAATTTCGTTTGCGCGGTTAGCGATAACTTCATTTGCATTCATATTGGTAGAAGTTCCTGCTCCGCCCTGAATCATATCGACTACAAATTCCTTATCGAATTTGCCTTCGGCAACTTCTTTACAAGCCTGAATCATAGCCTTGTAAACTTCATCGCTTAAATAGCCGAGTTCATGGTTGGCTTCGGCTGCAGCCTGCTTTGTATAAGCAAGGCCTTTAATAAAATCAGGAAAATCACAGAGCCTTAATCCTGTAATTTGAAAATTTTCAACACTTCTGAAAGTTTGAATTCCATAATAAGCATCTTCCGGAATATCCAATTCTCCGAGTAAGTCATGTTCCCTTCGCATAAAAACTCCTATTTTATTGATAATTACAAGCATTATAGTACTAAAACAAAAAAGGGGCAAGGGGCAAAGAATATTTCAATTTTCTCCCAAAATTTTACTATATAAATAATTTTTTTTCTACAATAATAGTAGAGAGGAATGATAAACATTTCGGCTTGAAATACAAGCCTACATGTTTATCTTCGAGTTTGCCCAAGGGCAAACATCGCAAATTTTTAGATGGTAAAAAAAATTATTATTGAAGACAGGAGTATATAATGGAAATTTTAAGTTTTTCGTCATTTGGGTATGAAGGAGAATTGATTAAGGTTGAAGCAGATTTAAGGCGGGGCTTGCCGGTTATCGACATAGTGGGACTCCCGGGTTCTGCGGTAAAGGAAGCAAGGGATAGGATGAGGGCAGCTATCAGGAATTCGGGGCTTGAATTTCCCGTAAGCAGGATACTGATAAATTTAAGCCCTGCCGATCAAAAAAAAGAAGGAAGCGGTTTTGATCTTCCTATTGCCATCGCCGTCCTAACGGCAAAAGAGGCGGAGAAAAATTCGGCAGAGGTTAAAACAAAAGCCCAAACTATAATTCCTCGAGATGAAGGCAGGGCGGAAGAATCCGTGATGATAATGGGCGAGCTTGAGCTTTCAGGCAGGGTAAGACCTGTGCGCGGGCTAATAGGAGCTATCTCGGCAGCCCGTTCTCAGGGCATTAAATACTTTATAGTTCCAAAAGAAAACGAAGCCGAGGCCCTCATCGAAGACGGCATCAACGTATTCGGAGTATCCGATTTAATCGAAGCTCTGGAATTTTTCTACCAAATAGAAAACGGAAAACTTTACACAGAGCCAAAAGGCCGTAAAAAAGAAAACTTTTCCGATAAGGGAACCGCCCTCGATAAGGAAGCAGCACACCTTTTTGTATGGAGCGATACGGAAGAAACGGAAAATTTCGATTTTCAAAAAAACTCAAAAAGCGGGCTCGGCTTGGTAAAAGGCTTTGAAGATATCCGAGGACAGGACGGCCTTATACGGGCTTTAGAAATAGCGGCAGCAGGCGGCCATAACCTGATATCCTACGGACCTCCCGGGTGCGGAAAAACCCTTTCTTTAAGCCGCTTCCACCTACTCCTCCCAGACATGGACGAAAAAACGGCAATGGAAACAACCCGCATTTACAGCATCGCAGGCCTTTTGCCTCAATCGAGCCCCCGTCTTTTAAAAAGACCGCCCTTTAGAATGCCATCTCAAAATGCAAGCATGGAAGGCATAATAGGAGGAGCCGGAAAATGTATGCCGGGCGAAGTTTCCCTCGCTCACGGGGGCGTTCTTTTTTTGGATGAAGCGGCTCAATTTAAGGCAAGCGTTTTGCAAAGTCTCCGTGCTCCTTTAGAAACGGGGAGCGTAACCTTGAGCCGTGCCGGAAGAAGCAGCACCTTCCCTGCCCGCTTTCAGCTTCTACTTGCGATTAACCCATGCCCCTGCGGGAACTTCGGGAGCCCCGGAAAAGTCTGCACCTGTCTCCCCTATGAAATCGAAAAATATTGGAAAAAACTTACGGCCCCCCTCTTGGACAGAATCGATATAAGGGTTCCGGTAATGCCGCCCAAGCCTGAAAACATTTTGGCGGAGGCAAAATATTCTACCCAAACGATGAGAGAAAAAATAAAAAACGCAAGGCTCATTCAATGGGAAAGATTAAAATTTACAAATAAGGAGAAAAAAGTGCAAAACATAATTTATGAAAACGCAAAACTTTCACCCCAAGAAACGGCTGAAGTTTGCAAAATGAGTGGCGAGGCGGAAAGATTTTTTTCCGTAATTGTTGACTCAAAAAAACTTTCGGGAAGAGGAAGCCACGCCCTCTTAAAAATATCCCGCACAATCGCCGACATAGAGTCAAGCGAAAATATTTCCTTAGCCCATATCGAAGAAGCGGCAGCCTTGAGGCAGTGGATAAAGTATCTTCCGGATTTTTTATAGACGGTTTTAGTTCCGGAATTTTTTTGATTTGTTACGTTTTTTTTGCACCCTTGAAGAAATACGCTGAATTTTTATATCGTAAAAAAAGTAAAAATTGTAAAAAAAGTATTGACAAAGGGGAGCCTAGGTGCTAGATTAAAACTAAGGGGGTATTTTATGAATATACATAAACTCATTGAAGTTGTAAATTATATGCTCAAAAAATATGAGTATCGGCTCAATTATACAAAACTTCTTAAAATGCTCTACCTCGCCGATCGTCAATCTTACTATGATATCGGTTCTCCCATTACTGGCGATACCTACGCAGCCTTAAAAGCGGGCCCTATATTATCAAATACATATAATCTTATCCGTAATAAAGGCAATCAAAACGACCAGAGCCTATGGAATAGCCGCTTTTTAAAAGACGGTTTCGATCTTGTTGCTTTAACAGATAAGATACCATGTAACACTTTATCCGACTACGAAAAAGAAGTTTTAGACGGTATCGACTCTAAATTTCATGATTACACCTTTACAGACCTTATCGACTATACTCATGCAAACTGCCCGGAATGGACTGATCCTAAAGATTCAGCCCTGCCGATAAGTATTGAATCTATCCTACAAGCCCTAGGCAAAAGCCCCGATGAGATCGCCTTTATTATTGAAGAGGAACAGTCTTTTGCTCAAGAAGAAGCCGCCCTTGCTCAACTATCCGAATTAAATGCCTAAAAAAACAACCTTTTTAAGCAAACCTGAAAAATCTAAATCGGGCCAAGAATTTCGGCACTTGCGTATTATAGTCTCCGATTCCGATAAAAATAACGAGCAAATAGTAGCATCTGTTACCTCTTTAAAATTTGACAATCAGGATAAAAGCTGTATAATACACCCCGGCGAACATCCTTTTATAAAACATAAATCTATTGTAGACTTTAAACGTACAAAGATTATGTCTACAATAGATATTATAAACGGTATCAATAAAGGCTGGCTCATAAAAAAAGAGGATATATCCGATACGCTTCTAAAAAGAATACAAAGCGCCTTAAAGCAATCTAAATTTATATCTGCCGAGGTTAAATCTCTTTTTCCGTATCTGTAACAATCCAAGTAATAAAGCAGATTTACTGAGGTACTTATTATAAGCTTGTCAAGACTTTTCATACCCTTGCAGGAAACCTCTGAACTGTGATATAATTATAAAGTTATAAACGGAGGACTTTTTATGGATAAAAATGAAATATTAAATAGAGCAAAAAAATATGTTTCCGAAGAAAAGGAAGTAAAATTCTCAGAAGAGGTTAAGGCTTTAATCGAAAAAAACGATGAAAAAGAATTATATGACCGCTTTTATAGGGATTTGGAATTCGGAACGGCAGGTTTAAGGGGAATCATAGGAGGCGGCACAAACCGCATGAATCCTTTAGTAATAAAAAATGCAACCCAAGGACTTGCGGATTATCTGATTGAAGCAAAGCCTGACAAGGCTAAGGCCGGTTCTTTAAGTGCCGTAATTGCCTACGACTCAAGACGCTTTTCGGATGTTTTTGCAAAAACGGCTGCTCTGATTTTTGCGGCAAACAATATCCGCTGTTACCTTTTTTCGAGCCTCAGGCCTACGCCGGAACTTTCTTATGCCATAAGGGAACTCGGCTGCGATACGGGAATTGTAGTAACAGCCTCGCACAATCCTCCGGAATACAATGGCTACAAGGCCTACTGGTCGGACGGAGCCCAGATTACCCCACCCCATGATTCGGGCATCATTAAAAAGGTAGGCGAGGTTTCTTCAATCAAAATGATGAGCGAAGAAGAAGCTCTTAAAAACGGAAAGCTCGTAATAATCGATAAAGAAATCGATGAAAAATACTGGGCTATGCTTAAAAAGAAAATCAGCCGTCAAGAAATTATTAAAAATATGGCTTCCAAGGTAAAGATAGTTTACACTCCCCTTCACGGAACGGGAGCTATGCATGTAGAAAAGGTACTGGGAGAAATGGGCTTTAATGTTATAAGCGTTCCCGAACAGCGTGAACCTGACGGAAATTTCCCGACGGTAAGCTATCCCAATCCCGAAGACCCGAAAGCCTTAAAGATGGCCATGGATTTGGCTATAAAGGAAGGAGCCGATATTTTGATGGCCACCGATCCCGATGCCGACCGCTTTGCCTGTGCGGTAAAAAACGATGCAGGCGAAATGCAGCTTATAAGCGGCAACCAGATGGGAGCCCTCTTTGCGGATTATATCTGTCTTACATTAAAAGAACAAAATAAACTGCCTCAAAATGCCGCAATAGTACGCTCTATAGTAACCTCTCCCTTAAGCGATTTGATTGCTGCCTCTTACAATGTGCAAAGCGAAGAATGTCTTACCGGCTTTAAGTGGATATGCGGCGTTGCCGAAAGGATGGTAAGCACGGGCTCTCACTCCTATCTTTACGGTTATGAAGAAAGCTTCGGCTACAACTTCGGAACCGAGGTAAGAGATAAGGACGGAATTGCCTCTTCTGCAATTTGTGCCGAGATGACCCTCTATTGGAGAAGCAAAGGAAAGAGCCTTTTAGACAGGCTAAACGAAATCTTTTCTAAATTTGCCTTTTACGGAGAAAAGACCATCAACATGGTATACCCGGGAGCAGAAGGCTTAAAGATTATGCAGGACATGATGGTAAGAGTTCGGGAAAGAAATTTAAGCGAAATTGCCGGCGTGAAGGTAAAAACCATTAGGGACATTCAAGAAAGCACGGAATATTCTCCTTTAGAGCCGACAAAAAAAACTACAGTTACTCTGCCTAAAAGCAATGTTCTTCAATATTATTTGGAAGACGGCTCCATAATATGCATAAGGCCCAGCGGTACCGAACCCAAGATAAAGATCTACATAATCCATTCCGAAAAGGTTGTTTCATCGGTTGAAGAAGCTAAAAAACAATCGGATAAAAAGATTGCCGAATTCGAAAAAGAATTTAACGGGGTACTAAACACATAATGAGCTCTTACGATTGGATCAGTGCCGTCTATGATAAAGCGGTTTTTACGGCCTTCGATACCGAAACAACGGGCACGGAGGCCAAGGCAGAAAGAGTCGTCGAAATCGGCTGCGTAAAATTCGACATTCGCGGAGTTATCGCCCGCTACAATGTTTTGATTGACCCTGAAAAACCCATGCCTCCCGAAGCGGGCAAGGTAAATCAGATAACCGATGAGATGCTTGCAGGCCAGCCTAAATTCGCAGAAGTTTTGCCCGACTTTTTAGACTTTATCCGCAACACGGTTTTGGTTGCCCATAATGCAAGCTTCGATATAAACTTTATAAACTGCGAGCTTGAAAGGTGCGGCAAAACAAAGCTTACAAACAAGGTCTTTGACACCCTAACATTTGCACGCGAAACCCTGCCGGGCTTACAAAGCTACGCCCTGCAAAACCTTGCAACACAGTTCGGCGTTCAAGCCGTAAATGCCCACCGTGCCGAGGACGATGCCAGAGTCTGTATGGAATTCTTCAAAATAGCCGTAAGTCATTTCTTTGAAAAAAACAAGGATATGCTTGACTATTATAAAAAAGATGTCGATATTTCCGAATATTTGAGCACCAAGGACCCTGAAACTGACGGCGGAAAATTAGTTCAAAATTTATTTTAATTAAACTAAGAGGATGGTATGTGTATTTATGATTAAAAACTTTTTTCGTCTTTACTTTAAGAGTTTGTCGGTTGTGTTTAAAGCCGATAAGTTTCATTCCGTTTTGCTTTTGGCGGTAATTCCGCTTCAAGCACTTATGCCTTCGCTTCTTATTTATTCGGCAAACAAAATCATAAATGCCGTAGCGGAAAAAAACATAAATGGAGTTATCTTCATTTTAATTGTGTGGGCTGCCGCTTTTTTGTTATCAAATATTTTACAGCCCGTATATACCACCATACAAGGCTTTTTAACCGACAAACTTACACTGTATTTAAATACTTCGCTTATGAATAAATCGAGAGCAATATCGGAGCTTACGGTTTTTGAAGACAGCTCGTTTTACGATGACATTGATATTTTATGCCAAGAGGCAAGCTGGCGCCCCGTAAACTTACTTGTTTTCGGTGCAAGCATAATAAGCTGTATCATAACGGCAGTTTCTATGCTTGTTTTACTTGCCGATTTCAGTCCATTTATTTCACTTTTAATGTTTATCGCAATTATTCCTCAAAGCATTGTTTTTTATAGGATACAGAAAGAAGCCTTTGAAGTGTTAGTATCAAATACACCGGATTCAAGAAAGCTAAGTTATTACTCAAGTTCATTACTTTCAAAAGAGAATATAAAAGATGTACAGTTATACGGTCTCTATGATTTTTTCATCGATAAATACAAAGACACATTTAAAAGAATAAATAAGGGAATAAAGTTAAACCGTGTTAAAAAACTTGCAGCTTCCGTTTCATTTTTAATTGTGAGTACGGCAATCAGCGTATTCGTCTTTAATACGATTATAAAAGGCACATTTTCCGGAGCTTTTTTAGTCGGAAGTATTTTAATTTTTTCGTCAAGTATCTTATATACAACGCAAAGCATTTCCCGTTTGGTAGAAGATTCAAGTTTATTGTATGACACGCTTTTATATATGCAAAAGTATTTTGATTTTATCAATTTACCGCCGAACTGCAAAGGGGAAAATAAAATAATTAATTCAAACTTTAATAAAATTATTTTTGATGATGTTTCATTTAAGTATCAATCGAATGAAAATTTTGCTTTACAAAATATTTCTTTTTCAATTACTAATGGTGAAAAAATTGCAATCGTAGGTGAAAACGGAAGCGGTAAAACCACGATGATGAAATTGCTTTGTAAATTCTATAAACCTTCTTCAGGTGCAATAAAATTTGATGAAACTTCAATTGAAGACTATGATGTTATTGAGTATAGAAAAATTATCGGTGCTGTTTTTCAAGACTACGCAAAGTTTGATTTAACGGTTCGTGAAAATACGGCTCTTTCCGATTTAAGAAAAATTACAGACGATGACGAAATTTTGCTTGCTTTAAAAAAATCCGGTTTTGATGAAACCGAAAATTTAGAACAGCTGTTAGGAACTCAATTTGAAGACGGGCGGGATTTATCGGGCGGTCAATGGCAAAAGCTTGCGATAGCCCGTGCGTTTTTCGGCAATTTTGAAATTCTTATTTTGGATGAACCGACTGCATCTCTTGACCCTCGCTCCGAATTTATCATTTATGAAAAGTTCTTGGAGCTGACAAAGGGTAAAACCGTTTTCTTTGTTACGCACCGTTTATCGACTGTAAAAAAAGCTAATAAAGTTTTAGTTTTGCAAAACGGTGAAATTGTAGGCTTTGACAGCCACGAAAATTTAATGCAAACCAACAAGTATTATGCCGAGCTTTATACTATGCAGGCAAGTGCATTTTGAAATTTTCTATAATAAAAAAATATATAAAGACTTATGAAAAACTCGACGGGCATATACAAAAATCCAACAAGTTTTTTATATACGCCCTAAAATCAGTCGAGGCTTATAAATATTTTATCAAAACAATAAGGCTTATTTTTTCTTTGCTTTTTTTACGAGCTTTTCAAATTCGCTTATCTGATCCGTAAAAATCTTTATGCCTTCTTTCCAGAAGTCCGGAGTTTCGATATTAAAGCCTGCACTCCTTGTTACCTTAACGGCATCCATCATACCGGTCTTTCTTAAAATATCCTCGTAAACAGAAGTAAACTTTTCTCCTTCCTTTTTATAGCGGTTATAAAGGCCGAGAGCAAAAAGCTGGCCGAAGGCATAGGGGAAGTTATAAAAGCCCAAGCCGGCAGAATAATAATGTCCCTTAACAAGCCACATATAGGGATGAAGCAAGTTAGAGTCAAGCCCGTTTCCATAGCTTTTCTTTTGAGCGTCAAGCATCAGACGGCAGCAGTCTTCAGCTGTAAGTTCATGCTTTTCCCTTTCTTCCATAAAGGAGCGTTCAAAATAAAAACGCGAAAGAATATCGATCAATACCTGACAACCGTCTTGAAGGTGAATTTCCAATAGAGCAGTCTTTTGCTCTTCATTCATTTTTTTAATTTCACTTTCAAACAAAATGGTTTCTGCAAAAATAGAAGCTGTTTCGGCAAGGGTCATAGGATAGTTTTGATTTATTACGGGCATATCCTTTATAACATTAAAGTGGAAGGCGTGTCCCAACTCGTGTGCTAAGGTACTTACCGAAGAAAAAGAGCCGTCAAAGTTGCAAAGAACTCTGGGTTCCTTTGTTACGGGAAAATGAGTACAGTAGGCTCCGCCGACCTTGCCGTTGCGTACCTCACCGTCTATCCAGTTGGAGGCAAAGGCCTTTTTTGCAAAGTCTCCCATGTTCTTTGAAAATGAAGAAAAGTTTTCGATTACCAATGCCTTTGCTTCTTCCCAAGTATATGTCGGAAATGATTTTGAAACCGGAGCAAAGAGGTCATAAAAGGGCAATTCCTTTTTGCCTAAGAGCATAGCCTTAGCCTTTAAATATTTTCTCCATGAAGGAAGAGAATCTTTGATGGCGGAAATTAAGGAGTCAAGAGTTTTTTGAGTTATATTTGCCTGCTTTACAGATTTTTCGATTGTGCCGCCCTTCCAGTTACGCCTTTTATTTAAGGTGATAGAAGTTCCCTTTACGCCGTTTAAGGCTGCGGCAACGGGCTTTTCGATGGACTTGCAAAGCTCAAGTTCTTTTTTAAAAGCCTTTTCGCGGACAGCCTCATCCTTATCATAGGCCATCGCTCTAAGCTGAACCAAGGTTTTTTCTTCCTTAGTTTTTTCATCCCAAATACATGAAGCTGTTGAAGTCATCGTGCTCTGTAATTTGCTCCAAGCCGAAGCACCGGAGCGGGCTAGATCGGCAGCCAAGGATTCCTCTTCTTCGCTCATCTGTTTTTTTTGCCAAAACAAGGTATCTTCCAAATAGAAAGAAGCGTATCGTAAATCCTTGTCGTTTTTAATCAAGTCCTTTACCTCTTTGGAAACGGAAGCCAAGATATTGGAAAAGCGAACTCCAAGGGGCGTAAACGGAACAAGGATAGCCGATATAGAGTTAAGCTCAGACAAAGCTTCTTTATTTTCGGTATCGGTTGTATACACGGCCGAAGCATAGGCATAAAGAGTTTCGGATTCGGCATTAAACTCGTTTAAAATATCCAAAGCTTTTACCAGC is from Treponema denticola and encodes:
- a CDS encoding OmpA family protein — translated: MINIQTAKNYYKPKNRTFGKKLFLICILFNFCLNLILGQEDLSHGKILITERADYSVYIDGRYARLTSRETRLYISETRLGNEEAYLYEGEAFVLQKTRKDGLKAALPIDSILPISFKFIPEQDEEDIENPYQPQIFDEDSGYPLLRNFPILPETEFTPADIGKTWEGKCTVVVRPKPEKTAVRIPVNAGFKYKGKTSLNGQSVHHVEAAFGLRYKHSDMMGDDELMSSEGGRKTDIYLDDINRPVLIREKIDEEFFYADGKKIKHRGFLLHFYSYTGRALAQGGPSQEAASKKTPSQENPLQKEKTEIKPNKDFEVAKTKRGTMLRLKNLQFEPDKAVLLKGEEAKLDEIAKILKKSESEFFFVEGHTADVGKPEEEKILSQERAKTVIEKLVKRGIPAEKFIYQGAGGIKPIAPNGTEEGRAQNRRVEITIIG
- a CDS encoding aspartate ammonia-lyase is translated as MRREHDLLGELDIPEDAYYGIQTFRSVENFQITGLRLCDFPDFIKGLAYTKQAAAEANHELGYLSDEVYKAMIQACKEVAEGKFDKEFVVDMIQGGAGTSTNMNANEVIANRANEILGKAKGTYSPCHPNNHVNFAQSTNDAYPTAAKLGISLNTPALIDELKSLVASFRKKAQELGDNIKMGRTQLQDAVPMTLGQEFESYAASLENEIPQIQFARENLHTINMGATAIGTGINSDPNYTPKVTSHLAKISGLDLKAAKNMIAATNDTSDFVTYSSQLKRLSAKLSKICSDLRLLSSGPRTGLYDISLPPMQPGSSIMPGKVNPVIPEVVNQVCYRVIGNDTAVILAAESGQLELNVFEPVMIYSIFESIKLLINAMRTLRERCVTGIVGNYEHCKESVHRSIGLVTALNPVIGYEASSDIAKTALRDNRSVYELVLERGLLSKEKLDEVLKPENMTKPRKL
- a CDS encoding YifB family Mg chelatase-like AAA ATPase, whose protein sequence is MEILSFSSFGYEGELIKVEADLRRGLPVIDIVGLPGSAVKEARDRMRAAIRNSGLEFPVSRILINLSPADQKKEGSGFDLPIAIAVLTAKEAEKNSAEVKTKAQTIIPRDEGRAEESVMIMGELELSGRVRPVRGLIGAISAARSQGIKYFIVPKENEAEALIEDGINVFGVSDLIEALEFFYQIENGKLYTEPKGRKKENFSDKGTALDKEAAHLFVWSDTEETENFDFQKNSKSGLGLVKGFEDIRGQDGLIRALEIAAAGGHNLISYGPPGCGKTLSLSRFHLLLPDMDEKTAMETTRIYSIAGLLPQSSPRLLKRPPFRMPSQNASMEGIIGGAGKCMPGEVSLAHGGVLFLDEAAQFKASVLQSLRAPLETGSVTLSRAGRSSTFPARFQLLLAINPCPCGNFGSPGKVCTCLPYEIEKYWKKLTAPLLDRIDIRVPVMPPKPENILAEAKYSTQTMREKIKNARLIQWERLKFTNKEKKVQNIIYENAKLSPQETAEVCKMSGEAERFFSVIVDSKKLSGRGSHALLKISRTIADIESSENISLAHIEEAAALRQWIKYLPDFL
- a CDS encoding Panacea domain-containing protein; translation: MNIHKLIEVVNYMLKKYEYRLNYTKLLKMLYLADRQSYYDIGSPITGDTYAALKAGPILSNTYNLIRNKGNQNDQSLWNSRFLKDGFDLVALTDKIPCNTLSDYEKEVLDGIDSKFHDYTFTDLIDYTHANCPEWTDPKDSALPISIESILQALGKSPDEIAFIIEEEQSFAQEEAALAQLSELNA
- a CDS encoding phospho-sugar mutase produces the protein MDKNEILNRAKKYVSEEKEVKFSEEVKALIEKNDEKELYDRFYRDLEFGTAGLRGIIGGGTNRMNPLVIKNATQGLADYLIEAKPDKAKAGSLSAVIAYDSRRFSDVFAKTAALIFAANNIRCYLFSSLRPTPELSYAIRELGCDTGIVVTASHNPPEYNGYKAYWSDGAQITPPHDSGIIKKVGEVSSIKMMSEEEALKNGKLVIIDKEIDEKYWAMLKKKISRQEIIKNMASKVKIVYTPLHGTGAMHVEKVLGEMGFNVISVPEQREPDGNFPTVSYPNPEDPKALKMAMDLAIKEGADILMATDPDADRFACAVKNDAGEMQLISGNQMGALFADYICLTLKEQNKLPQNAAIVRSIVTSPLSDLIAASYNVQSEECLTGFKWICGVAERMVSTGSHSYLYGYEESFGYNFGTEVRDKDGIASSAICAEMTLYWRSKGKSLLDRLNEIFSKFAFYGEKTINMVYPGAEGLKIMQDMMVRVRERNLSEIAGVKVKTIRDIQESTEYSPLEPTKKTTVTLPKSNVLQYYLEDGSIICIRPSGTEPKIKIYIIHSEKVVSSVEEAKKQSDKKIAEFEKEFNGVLNT
- a CDS encoding 3'-5' exonuclease; the protein is MSSYDWISAVYDKAVFTAFDTETTGTEAKAERVVEIGCVKFDIRGVIARYNVLIDPEKPMPPEAGKVNQITDEMLAGQPKFAEVLPDFLDFIRNTVLVAHNASFDINFINCELERCGKTKLTNKVFDTLTFARETLPGLQSYALQNLATQFGVQAVNAHRAEDDARVCMEFFKIAVSHFFEKNKDMLDYYKKDVDISEYLSTKDPETDGGKLVQNLF
- a CDS encoding ABC transporter ATP-binding protein, with the translated sequence MIKNFFRLYFKSLSVVFKADKFHSVLLLAVIPLQALMPSLLIYSANKIINAVAEKNINGVIFILIVWAAAFLLSNILQPVYTTIQGFLTDKLTLYLNTSLMNKSRAISELTVFEDSSFYDDIDILCQEASWRPVNLLVFGASIISCIITAVSMLVLLADFSPFISLLMFIAIIPQSIVFYRIQKEAFEVLVSNTPDSRKLSYYSSSLLSKENIKDVQLYGLYDFFIDKYKDTFKRINKGIKLNRVKKLAASVSFLIVSTAISVFVFNTIIKGTFSGAFLVGSILIFSSSILYTTQSISRLVEDSSLLYDTLLYMQKYFDFINLPPNCKGENKIINSNFNKIIFDDVSFKYQSNENFALQNISFSITNGEKIAIVGENGSGKTTMMKLLCKFYKPSSGAIKFDETSIEDYDVIEYRKIIGAVFQDYAKFDLTVRENTALSDLRKITDDDEILLALKKSGFDETENLEQLLGTQFEDGRDLSGGQWQKLAIARAFFGNFEILILDEPTASLDPRSEFIIYEKFLELTKGKTVFFVTHRLSTVKKANKVLVLQNGEIVGFDSHENLMQTNKYYAELYTMQASAF
- a CDS encoding M3 family oligoendopeptidase is translated as MQNKTAPRWDLKNIYPDFKSKEYAESKKRIPALTSKFEKHLKAFSDKDLKKWLVKALDILNEFNAESETLYAYASAVYTTDTENKEALSELNSISAILVPFTPLGVRFSNILASVSKEVKDLIKNDKDLRYASFYLEDTLFWQKKQMSEEEESLAADLARSGASAWSKLQSTMTSTASCIWDEKTKEEKTLVQLRAMAYDKDEAVREKAFKKELELCKSIEKPVAAALNGVKGTSITLNKRRNWKGGTIEKSVKQANITQKTLDSLISAIKDSLPSWRKYLKAKAMLLGKKELPFYDLFAPVSKSFPTYTWEEAKALVIENFSSFSKNMGDFAKKAFASNWIDGEVRNGKVGGAYCTHFPVTKEPRVLCNFDGSFSSVSTLAHELGHAFHFNVIKDMPVINQNYPMTLAETASIFAETILFESEIKKMNEEQKTALLEIHLQDGCQVLIDILSRFYFERSFMEEREKHELTAEDCCRLMLDAQKKSYGNGLDSNLLHPYMWLVKGHYYSAGLGFYNFPYAFGQLFALGLYNRYKKEGEKFTSVYEDILRKTGMMDAVKVTRSAGFNIETPDFWKEGIKIFTDQISEFEKLVKKAKKK